From Diospyros lotus cultivar Yz01 chromosome 4, ASM1463336v1, whole genome shotgun sequence, a single genomic window includes:
- the LOC127798723 gene encoding putative calcium-transporting ATPase 13, plasma membrane-type isoform X3 has product MKRWRLAVTAIYCSRAFSHLYKHVTATNKKKVSPASSYGRLDIINVVEESVPCFSNISHSTLASLVKQKGLDDLVDFGGVKACAALSLGFGMKEDGPREGWYDGGSIFVAVFLVVAVSAVSDFRQSRQFVKLSKVSSDILIDVMRNGRPQQVSIFEIVVGDVVCLKTGDQVPADGLFIDGHSLQIDESSMTGESDHIEVNLAQNPFLFSGTKVVDGFGRMLVTSVGINTIWGEMMSTISHDSHEQTPLQARLNQLASSIGKVGLAVAFLVLVVLLARYFTGNTEDENGNKEFNGSRTKADDVVNSVLGIIADAVTIVVVAIPEGLPLAVTLTLAYSMKRMMADQAMVRKLSACETMGSATIICTDKTGTLTLNQMKVTKFWIGQEFVDDRGSSPIAAEVLELLHQGVGLNTTGSVYKSPSGSELEFFGSPTEKAILSWAVIELNMDMEELKQSFSILYVSAFNSTKKRSGVLIRRKSDNRVSLHWKGAAEMILAVCSYYCDACGNIKALDDIERKKIEQIIQGMAASSLRCIAFAYKQISEDKNEHENMLQKMEENCLTLLGIVGIKDPCRPGVKKAVEDCQYAGVIVKMITGDNVFTARAIATECGILGPDQDTDSGAVVEGQEFRNYTPEERMVKIDRICVMARSSPFDKLLMVQCLKQRGHVVAVTGDGTNDALALKEADIGLSMGIQGTEVAKESSDIVILDDNFGSVATVLKWGRCVYDNIQKFIQFQLTVNVAALVINFVAAVSAGEVPLTAVQLLWVNLIMDTLGALALATEKPTRELMEKPPVGRSSPLITNIMWRNLLAQAFYQIAILLTLQFKGESIFGLSRNVNDTMIFNTFVLCQVFNEFNARKLEKKNVFEGVHRNKLFMGIIGITVVLQVLMVEFLKKFADTERLSWWQWGVCVGFAAMSWPIGLLSKCIPVPDRPFFSYLKATARNFKSMCFVTLNNLVV; this is encoded by the exons ATGAAGAGATGGCGCTTGGCAGTCACTGCTATCTACTGTTCAAGGGCCTTCTCGCATTTGTACAAACACGTTACGGCCACCAACAAGAAAAAGGTTTCCCCTGCTTCATCTTACGGCCGCCTGGATATCATCAATGTTGTTGAAGAATCGGTCCCCTGTTTTTCCAACATTAGCCACTCAACCCTTGCCAGTCTTGTGAAGCAAAAAGGCCTTGACGATCTTGTCGACTTCGGCGGGGTCAAGG CATGTGCAGCTCTTTCTCTTGGATTTGGCATGAAGGAAGATGGTCCGAGAGAAGGATGGTATGACGGCGGAAGCATATTCGTGGCCGTGTTCCTTGTCGTTGCGGTCTCAGCCGTAAGTGACTTCAGGCAAAGCAGGCAGTTTGTGAAGTTATCCAAGGTCAGCAGCGATATCCTGATTGATGTCATGAGAAATGGAAGGCCACAACAGGTTTCAATCTTCGAGATCGTTGTGGGAGATGTAGTTTGCTTGAAGACTGGAGACCAGGTTCCAGCTGATGGATTGTTCATAGATGGTCACTCGCTGCAAATCGATGAATCCAGTATGACAGGAGAAAGTGATCACATTGAAGTTAATTTAGCCCAAAATCCTTTCTTGTTCTCCGGAACCAAAGTGGTTGATGGCTTTGGCCGAATGCTAGTCACCTCTGTTGGGATAAATACGATCTGGGGCGAGATGATGAGCACAATCAGCCACGATTCCCATGAGCAGACGCCCCTACAAGCACGGTTAAATCAGCTTGCTTCATCAATAGGTAAAGTTGGTTTGGCAGTTGCTTTCCTAGTTCTCGTTGTGTTGTTGGCGCGCTACTTTACAGGAAATACAGAAGATGAGAATGGAAACAAAGAATTCAACGGCAGCAGGACGAAAGCAGATGATGTGGTCAATTCTGTGCTGGGAATCATTGCCGATGCAGTGACCATCGTCGTTGTCGCAATTCCTGAGGGCTTACCGTTAGCTGTGACGCTTACTCTGGCTTATTCCATGAAGAGGATGATGGCTGATCAGGCTATGGTTCGGAAGCTCTCTGCATGTGAGACAATGGGCTCTGCCACCATCATATGTACAGACAAAACCGGCACACTCACGCTCAACCAGATGAAGGTGACAAAGTTCTGGATTGGCCAAGAATTTGTTGATGATAGAGGCTCCAGTCCAATTGCAGCCGAGGTTCTTGAATTGCTCCACCAAGGTGTCGGTTTGAACACGACTGGTTCTGTTTACAAGTCTCCTTCGGGATCTGAACTCGAGTTCTTTGGCAGCCCTACGGAAAAGGCAATACTTTCTTGGGCTGTTATAGAGCTAAACATGGACATGGAGGAGCTGAAACAGAGTTTTTCTATTCTCTATGTTTCAGCCTTCAAttcaacaaagaaaagaagCGGTGTCCTGATAAGGAGGAAATCTGATAATAGAGTAAGCTTGCACTGGAAAGGCGCGGCAGAGATGATACTCGCCGTGTGCTCGTATTACTGTGATGCCTGTGGAAATATCAAAGCTCTTGACGACattgagaggaagaagattgAACAAATCATCCAAGGTATGGCTGCTAGTAGCCTGCGATGCATTGCTTTTGCATACAAACAGATCTCTGAAGATAAGaatgaacatgaaaatatgcTGCAAAAGATGGAAGAGAACTGCTTAACCCTTTTGGGGATTGTAGGTATAAAAGACCCCTGTCGACCCGGTGTGAAGAAAGCAGTGGAAGACTGCCAATATGCTGGAGTGATTGTCAAAATGATTACCGGTGACAATGTCTTCACTGCTAGAGCCATAGCCACAGAGTGTGGGATACTCGGGCCTGATCAGGACACGGACAGTGGCGCCGTGGTAGAAGGACAAGAATTTCGCAATTACACGCCAGAGGAACGAATGGTGAAAATCGACAGAATCTGTGTCATGGCAAGATCATCCCCCTTCGACAAACTTCTAATGGTGCAATGCTTGAAACAGAGAGGCCATGTCGTGGCAGTGACCGGCGATGGCACAAACGATGCACTGGCTTTGAAAGAGGCTGACATAGGCCTTTCGATGGGGATCCAGGGCACTGAGGTGGCCAAAGAGAGCTCGGACATTGTCATTTTGGACGACAATTTTGGTTCTGTTGCCACGGTGCTGAAATGGGGCAGGTGTGTTTACGACAACATTCAGAAATTCATCCAGTTCCAGCTCACAGTGAATGTGGCTGCGCTTGTCATCAACTTCGTGGCCGCAGTTTCAGCCGGAGAAGTCCCTCTAACAGCAGTCCAGCTCTTGTGGGTGAACCTGATCATGGACACCTTGGGAGCTCTGGCTCTTGCTACCGAAAAGCCGACCAGAGAGCTCATGGAGAAGCCGCCAGTTGGCCGTTCTTCCCCGCTCATCACCAACATCATGTGGAGAAACCTGCTTGCTCAAGCATTCTACCAGATAGCCATTCTACTCACCCTACAGTTCAAGGGAGAATCCATCTTTGGGCTGAGCAGGAATGTTAATGACACTATGATCTTCAACACTTTTGTGCTATGCCAAGTCTTCAATGAATTCAATGCCAGGAagctggagaagaagaatgtATTCGAGGGTGTACACAGGAACAAACTATTTATGGGGATCATTGGGATAACAGTTGTTCTTCAAGTGTTGATGGTTGAGTTTTTGAAGAAGTTTGCTGATACAGAGAGGTTGAGTTGGTGGCAGTGGGGAGTCTGCGTTGGATTTGCAGCCATGTCTTGGCCTATTGGCTTGCTTTCCAAGTGCATACCCGTTCCAGACAGACCCTTTTTCAGCTACCTCAAAGCGACAGCaagaaatttcaaatcaatGTGTTTTgtaacattaaataatttagtagTTTGA